From Verrucomicrobia bacterium S94, the proteins below share one genomic window:
- a CDS encoding MBL fold metallo-hydrolase, with amino-acid sequence MQIKLNFFGAAKNVTGSCYYLEANGKRFLIDCGLYQERDLKPRNWAEFPVPANTIDGVLLTHAHLDHCGRIPKLVKEGFEGTVYATSATAEIANIIMQDSAHIQEEDIKHKKRRHEKQGKKSPFPYEPLYTMEDAQKVSSMFQKVKYARPLTIGEGITAEFREAGHVFGSSSIRISITQGGETRTILFSGDVGRWDLPIMRDPHQYETADYVLIESTYGDRVHGEVKDIPGELARIINETVEAGGNIIIPSFALERTQELLYHLNGLVNEERIPLLPVFVDSPMAIKITDVFKKHPDLFDDETLEQLRAGDKPCDFPRLEMSRTVDQSKAIAHVKESAIIIAGSGMCTGGRVKHHLKSNLERPESTILFVGYQSRGTLGRIILDGAEEVRLFGETMPVKARVAKISGFSAHADQNELYQWISSIKQPPKKVFITHGEEEQAEAFGRFLTEKTGWNCIVPEYEQEVVLD; translated from the coding sequence ATGCAGATTAAACTCAACTTTTTCGGCGCGGCAAAAAATGTAACGGGATCCTGCTATTATCTCGAAGCCAACGGGAAGCGGTTTCTGATTGACTGCGGCCTGTATCAGGAACGCGATCTGAAGCCACGCAACTGGGCTGAATTTCCGGTGCCGGCCAATACGATTGACGGGGTTCTGCTGACCCATGCTCATCTGGATCATTGCGGGCGCATTCCGAAACTGGTGAAAGAGGGGTTTGAGGGGACGGTTTATGCGACGTCGGCGACGGCCGAAATTGCCAATATCATTATGCAGGATTCGGCGCATATTCAGGAAGAGGACATCAAACACAAGAAGCGTCGGCATGAAAAACAGGGTAAAAAAAGTCCGTTTCCTTATGAGCCGCTCTACACGATGGAGGATGCGCAGAAGGTGAGTTCCATGTTTCAGAAGGTGAAATATGCCCGGCCCCTGACGATTGGCGAAGGAATAACCGCCGAATTCCGCGAGGCGGGGCATGTCTTCGGCTCTTCTTCCATCCGTATTTCAATTACGCAGGGCGGTGAAACCCGGACCATTCTGTTCTCCGGCGATGTCGGTCGCTGGGATCTGCCGATTATGCGCGATCCGCATCAGTATGAGACTGCGGATTATGTGCTGATTGAATCGACCTACGGAGATCGGGTGCACGGCGAGGTAAAAGACATTCCGGGTGAACTCGCACGCATTATTAATGAAACGGTTGAAGCCGGCGGGAATATCATTATCCCGAGCTTTGCGCTCGAGCGTACGCAGGAACTGCTCTATCACCTCAACGGGCTGGTGAATGAAGAGCGTATTCCGCTGCTGCCCGTTTTTGTCGACAGCCCGATGGCGATCAAAATAACGGATGTATTCAAAAAGCATCCGGACCTGTTCGACGATGAAACCCTGGAGCAGCTGCGGGCGGGGGATAAACCCTGCGATTTCCCGCGTCTGGAAATGTCGAGAACGGTGGATCAGTCCAAGGCCATTGCCCATGTAAAAGAATCGGCCATCATCATTGCCGGTTCCGGGATGTGTACCGGCGGGCGGGTGAAGCATCATTTGAAGAGCAATCTGGAACGTCCGGAAAGCACCATTCTTTTTGTCGGGTATCAGTCGCGCGGGACGCTCGGCCGCATTATTCTGGATGGAGCGGAAGAGGTTCGGCTGTTTGGTGAAACAATGCCGGTAAAAGCCCGTGTGGCTAAAATTTCAGGATTCTCTGCACATGCTGATCAGAACGAACTGTACCAATGGATTTCATCCATTAAGCAGCCGCCGAAAAAAGTGTTCATTACCCACGGGGAGGAAGAGCAGGCCGAGGCTTTCGGAAGATTTCTGACTGAAAAGACCGGTTGGAACTGCATCGTTCCGGAATATGAACAGGAAGTGGTGCTGGATTAG